A region from the Beduinella massiliensis genome encodes:
- a CDS encoding glycoside hydrolase family 30 beta sandwich domain-containing protein, translating to MHVTHIESTEQRRWAQAPIAALDEDALTLTGERRQKVLGFGGCFNELGWEALQKAAPADRDAFLDELFSEGGCGFNYGRVPIGANDFILEWYSCDETDGDFALDHFTIERDRQYTLPYVREAQKRQRDFTLFASPWSPPTWMKTKRAYNFGRLRMEDAVLSAYADYFVRFVKAYAAEGVRVSQVHVQNEPMADQKFPSCLWRGEDMRRFIRDYLGPAMEASGLDTEIWLGTINGPFSDFMLPGSSAPFSEFYDQFAGTVLSDERARRYITGVGLQWGGKHVMEEITASYPELRYMQTESECGDGRNTWTHMEYIFRQMWFYLRHGAERYTYWNMALLEGGVSTWGWAQNSLCTICPQTGALTLQPEFYLMKHAAHFVRPGARMLVTQGHWTSNTLAFENPDGSRVLLVGSNMDRERTFSFEDGDVRFSARIPAHSLHTFLIEA from the coding sequence ATGCACGTAACGCACATCGAAAGCACCGAACAGCGCCGTTGGGCGCAGGCCCCCATCGCCGCGCTCGATGAGGACGCCCTTACGCTCACCGGAGAGAGGCGCCAGAAGGTGCTCGGATTCGGCGGCTGTTTCAACGAGCTCGGATGGGAGGCGCTTCAAAAGGCTGCGCCAGCGGACCGGGATGCCTTTCTGGACGAGCTCTTCAGCGAAGGCGGCTGCGGCTTCAACTACGGCCGGGTGCCGATCGGCGCGAACGACTTCATCCTGGAGTGGTATAGCTGTGACGAAACGGACGGCGACTTCGCGCTCGATCACTTCACCATCGAGCGCGACAGGCAGTATACCCTGCCCTATGTGCGCGAGGCGCAGAAGCGCCAGCGCGACTTCACGCTCTTCGCCTCGCCCTGGAGCCCGCCGACCTGGATGAAGACGAAGCGCGCCTACAACTTTGGCAGGCTCCGCATGGAGGATGCGGTGCTTTCCGCCTACGCCGACTACTTTGTCCGCTTCGTCAAAGCCTACGCGGCGGAAGGCGTCCGCGTCTCGCAGGTGCACGTACAGAACGAGCCCATGGCGGATCAAAAGTTCCCCTCCTGCCTCTGGCGCGGCGAAGACATGCGTCGCTTTATCCGCGATTACCTGGGCCCGGCCATGGAAGCCTCTGGATTGGACACGGAAATCTGGCTGGGCACGATCAACGGCCCCTTTTCCGACTTCATGCTGCCTGGCAGCTCCGCCCCGTTCTCCGAATTCTACGACCAGTTCGCAGGCACGGTGCTCTCGGACGAGCGTGCCCGGCGCTACATCACGGGCGTAGGGCTGCAGTGGGGCGGCAAGCACGTCATGGAAGAGATCACCGCCAGCTATCCCGAGCTGCGCTACATGCAGACGGAAAGCGAATGCGGCGATGGGCGGAATACTTGGACGCACATGGAGTACATCTTCCGGCAGATGTGGTTTTACCTGCGCCACGGCGCCGAGCGCTATACCTATTGGAACATGGCGCTCCTGGAGGGCGGCGTGTCCACGTGGGGCTGGGCGCAGAACTCCCTGTGCACGATTTGCCCGCAGACGGGCGCGCTGACGCTGCAGCCCGAGTTTTACCTGATGAAGCACGCAGCGCACTTCGTGCGCCCGGGCGCGCGGATGCTCGTCACGCAGGGACACTGGACCAGCAACACCCTCGCCTTTGAAAACCCGGATGGCTCGCGCGTACTGCTCGTCGGCAGCAATATGGATAGGGAGCGAACCTTTTCATTCGAGGACGGAGACGTTCGCTTCTCCGCCCGCATTCCCGCGCACAGCCTGCACACGTTCTTGATCGAAGCGTAA
- a CDS encoding HD domain-containing protein encodes MRYEDIRSNLEINAYIDSGNAMLGVLGYTEHSRAHAAKVAEEGGAILTALGYPPHDIELCRIAGYMHDIGNAVNRTDHAHSGALMAREILKGLGMDFADIAAVMAAIGNHDEKTGTAVTPISAALILADKADVRRSRVRNKDMSAFDIHDRVNYAAIASELAITKDTAHLNITLDESICSMLDYFEIFLQRMLMCRRAAELLGVRFKFTVNGSKVI; translated from the coding sequence ATTCGTTATGAAGACATTCGCAGTAACCTGGAAATCAACGCCTATATCGACTCCGGAAACGCCATGTTAGGCGTGCTTGGCTACACCGAACACTCTCGCGCGCATGCCGCGAAGGTCGCGGAGGAGGGCGGCGCGATCTTGACGGCGCTGGGCTACCCGCCGCACGACATCGAGCTTTGCCGCATCGCGGGCTACATGCACGACATCGGCAACGCGGTCAACCGAACCGATCACGCGCACAGCGGCGCGCTGATGGCACGGGAAATCCTGAAGGGGCTTGGCATGGACTTCGCGGACATCGCCGCGGTCATGGCCGCCATCGGCAATCACGACGAAAAGACGGGCACCGCCGTCACGCCCATCTCCGCCGCGCTGATTCTTGCCGACAAGGCGGACGTGCGCCGCAGCCGTGTTCGCAACAAGGACATGTCGGCTTTCGACATCCACGACCGCGTCAACTACGCGGCCATTGCCTCAGAACTCGCAATCACCAAGGATACCGCGCACCTTAATATCACGCTGGACGAAAGCATCTGCTCCATGCTCGATTACTTTGAAATCTTCCTGCAGCGCATGCTGATGTGCAGGCGCGCCGCAGAACTGCTGGGCGTGCGCTTTAAGTTTACCGTCAACGGCAGCAAGGTCATTTAA
- a CDS encoding sugar ABC transporter substrate-binding protein, with translation MKKAMALFLSLLLALGILPALAEEPVTLTYATFSAAGAQEETLAKMIAVFEEKNPDIKIDVRLTGFNDYFTQLATQIAGGNPPDVFEMNMENFLAYMLRGATADLTGLIADRSAYSEGTLAACSKDGKLYAVPMSFSTVVMFYNKALFDQAGIAYPTDEWTWADEQAAAEKIVAAGGEDVWGIYQPITYNEFYKTAKANGGSLLNGDMTAFTLNTPENVEVLSQMIDRVRVSKVMPTTEAMAGRGDWDLFTEGKLAMIHTGIWAFPTFTEKCAFDWDIVVEPGIQQKATHFFANVNCVSVDSKQKEAAARFIDAMGSDHDIVQLRLDAGWELPTIADQAMLSQYLEVTPPANRKAVFESMDYAATPPALKEQAAVAEIIDSYLKPMEMNDMSAQDALDACQKQLEEEELL, from the coding sequence CGCTGGGCATCCTGCCCGCGCTTGCGGAGGAGCCCGTCACCCTGACCTACGCGACGTTCTCTGCGGCGGGCGCGCAGGAGGAGACGCTCGCGAAGATGATCGCCGTCTTCGAGGAGAAGAACCCGGACATCAAGATCGACGTGCGGCTTACCGGCTTTAACGACTACTTCACCCAGCTCGCCACGCAGATCGCGGGCGGAAACCCGCCGGATGTATTCGAGATGAACATGGAAAACTTCCTCGCTTACATGCTGCGCGGGGCGACGGCGGACCTGACCGGCCTGATCGCGGATCGCAGCGCTTACAGCGAGGGAACGCTCGCGGCCTGTTCCAAGGACGGCAAGCTGTACGCCGTGCCGATGAGCTTTTCCACGGTCGTGATGTTCTATAACAAGGCGCTCTTCGATCAGGCGGGCATCGCCTATCCGACGGACGAATGGACTTGGGCGGATGAGCAGGCTGCGGCGGAAAAGATCGTCGCTGCCGGCGGAGAGGATGTCTGGGGCATCTACCAGCCCATTACCTACAACGAATTTTATAAGACCGCAAAGGCGAACGGCGGCAGCCTGCTAAACGGCGACATGACGGCCTTCACCCTGAACACGCCTGAAAACGTGGAAGTGCTCAGCCAGATGATCGACCGCGTGCGCGTGTCGAAGGTCATGCCCACCACGGAAGCCATGGCGGGCCGCGGAGACTGGGACCTCTTCACCGAGGGCAAGCTGGCGATGATCCACACCGGCATCTGGGCGTTCCCGACCTTTACGGAAAAGTGCGCTTTTGACTGGGACATCGTCGTGGAACCGGGCATTCAGCAGAAGGCGACGCACTTCTTCGCCAACGTGAACTGCGTGTCTGTGGACAGCAAGCAGAAGGAGGCTGCCGCGCGCTTTATCGATGCGATGGGCTCCGACCACGACATCGTGCAGCTGCGCCTCGACGCGGGCTGGGAGCTGCCGACGATCGCCGATCAGGCGATGCTTTCGCAGTACCTCGAGGTTACGCCGCCCGCCAACCGCAAGGCCGTGTTCGAGAGCATGGACTATGCGGCCACGCCGCCCGCGCTGAAGGAGCAGGCGGCTGTCGCGGAGATCATCGATTCGTACCTCAAGCCCATGGAGATGAACGACATGAGCGCGCAGGACGCGCTGGACGCCTGCCAGAAGCAGCTGGAGGAAGAAGAGCTGCTGTAA
- a CDS encoding VanZ family protein — MSLNAYWDPIKTALILFPLIAALFTLPYVIVQYRRYGALLGFRIFIVYSFILYLMCALFLAVLPLPDPEKVRSMTGPVVQLVPFQAILDIGKTKGFDISSPGTYALALRSPALFQIAANLIMFVPLGAYLKYYFRCSLKKTALLGFCFSLFIEITQLTGDFFLYPRPYRLFDVDDLMINTLGACAGYLLGALGARVLPSVEAMDRKSYKKGTRPSLTRRCLAYLIDWTLILLIVAILPVHIDREPGRFVVIVLWFVLIPTLSRGYTPGKWVVKLRVVTDGGSVPSLPRYALRYLSLYYIFLPSASYALDAFVLAGSEPGLHMILSYCISALCFAVFAAFLYCVALYGFTHQSHLPHDKLSRTVNQSTVALPSRRRKARQFTKA, encoded by the coding sequence ATGTCGCTGAACGCGTATTGGGACCCGATCAAAACCGCGCTGATCCTTTTCCCCCTGATCGCAGCGCTGTTCACGCTGCCCTACGTCATCGTGCAATACCGGCGCTATGGCGCACTGCTGGGTTTTCGCATCTTCATCGTGTATTCGTTTATCCTCTACCTGATGTGCGCGCTCTTTCTCGCGGTTCTGCCGCTCCCCGACCCGGAAAAGGTTCGCAGCATGACCGGACCAGTGGTTCAGCTCGTCCCATTTCAGGCAATCCTCGACATCGGCAAGACGAAGGGCTTCGACATATCAAGCCCCGGCACCTACGCGCTTGCGCTGCGCTCTCCGGCGCTGTTTCAGATAGCCGCCAACCTGATCATGTTCGTGCCGTTGGGCGCGTATTTGAAGTACTACTTTCGTTGCAGCCTGAAGAAAACCGCTTTACTCGGCTTCTGCTTCAGCCTGTTCATCGAAATCACGCAACTGACGGGCGATTTTTTTCTCTACCCGCGTCCCTACCGTCTCTTTGACGTGGACGACCTGATGATCAATACCCTGGGCGCGTGCGCCGGGTATTTGCTGGGGGCGCTGGGCGCGCGCGTGCTGCCCAGCGTGGAAGCGATGGACCGAAAGTCCTACAAAAAGGGCACGCGACCCTCGCTTACGCGCCGGTGCCTCGCCTATCTCATCGATTGGACGCTTATCCTGCTGATTGTGGCGATCCTGCCGGTACACATCGACCGCGAACCCGGGCGTTTCGTCGTAATTGTGCTCTGGTTCGTACTCATCCCCACGCTGTCCCGGGGCTATACGCCCGGCAAATGGGTGGTCAAGCTGCGCGTCGTCACCGACGGCGGCAGCGTCCCCTCCCTGCCTCGCTACGCGCTGCGCTACCTTTCGCTTTACTACATCTTTCTTCCCTCCGCTTCCTATGCGTTGGACGCCTTTGTCCTCGCCGGCAGCGAACCGGGGCTGCACATGATTCTCTCCTACTGCATAAGCGCTCTGTGCTTCGCCGTATTCGCCGCCTTTCTTTACTGCGTCGCGCTCTACGGCTTTACGCACCAAAGCCACCTGCCCCACGACAAGCTGAGCCGAACGGTCAACCAAAGCACGGTCGCACTTCCGAGCCGCCGAAGAAAAGCGCGGCAATTTACAAAGGCCTGA